In the Endozoicomonas sp. SCSIO W0465 genome, AGTCAGATGTCGCATATTGCTGGGCAATCTGACGCTGCCTGCCATAACCCTGCCAGTCAGTGTGCTGATAAACCCTAGCACCACAACGAGTGGCGATCTCAACCGTATCATCGGTACTGCCAGCGTCCAGAAGAATGATTTCATCGGCCCATTGCACGGAGTTCAGGCTACTCTCCAGAGTAGCACTGCTGTTTTTGGCAATCAGGACAACAGAAAGGGTATTTGCTTGAGACATGAGTGGCTCGGCTCGCTTTTAAAGAAGCTGTCTCGAAGATCCAGCCAGCAAAATAGACGAATCATATCGGCTTTGTGGAACCCAGTAAACGAGGTGCTTTATCAGCCTGACATTTCCGCCCGATACGCTTTCAGTTAGAATAACTCCCCTTAATTTTCCACGGTAACCATTCACTATGAAAGTCACGGTTTTCGGTATCGGCTACGTTGGTCTGGTACAGGCTGCGGTTCTGGCAGAAGTGGGTCATGATGTTGTCTGTGTCGACATCGATCAAAACAAGGTGGATAACCTGAAGCGCGGCATCATTCCCATCTACGAGCCTGGGCTTGAATCTATTGTGAAGGAGAACAGTGAGGCTGGTCGGTTGCGCTTCACCACGGATGCCGCCGAGGGCATAGCCCATGGCACCTTGCAGTTTATTGCCGTGGGAACTCCGCCGGATGAAGACGGTTCTGCCGATTTGCAATATGTCCTTGCCGTGGCCAGCACCATTGCCGAGCATATGGAGGACCGGAAAATCATTGTGAACAAGTCCACGGTCCCTGTAGGCACCGCCGATAAAGTGGCCGCCAAAGTGGCAGAAGTTCTGCAGAAGCGAGGGGTGCAGCTTGAGTTTTCCGTCGCGTCTAACCCTGAATTCCTGAAAGAAGGGGCAGCCGTTAATGACTGCATGAGACCGGATCGAATTGTGGTCGGGACTGACAGTGCTGATCTTAAAAACAATCATGTGATTGATACCATGAAAGAGCTTTACGCCCCTTTCAACCGCAACCATGACCGTATGATTTTTATGGATGTGCGCAGTGCCGAACTGACCAAGTATGCAGCGAACTGCATGCTGGCGACCAAAATCAGCTTTATGAATGAGATGGCAGGCCTGGCTGATCGACTGGGGGCTGATATTGAGATGGTTCGTCAGGGCATTGGCTCTGATCCCCGTATTGGCTTCCATTTTATCTACCCTGGCTGTGGTTACGGTGGCTCCTGTTTCCCAAAAGATGTTCAGGCACTGAAAAGAACCGCAGAGGACATTGACTTTGAGCCCCTGATATTGAGAGCCGTTGAAGAGCGCAATGCCCAGCAGAAAAATGTTCTGTTCACCAAACTCAGCACGCACTTTAATGGGCAGCTGGCAGGTAGAACCATTGCGCTTTGGGGATTGGCATTCAAACCCAATACTGATGATATGCGCGACGCTCCCAGCCGTGTGCTGATGGAATCACTCTGGCAGGCAGGAGCAACCGTGCAGGCCTATGACCCGGAGGCGATGGAAGAGGCACAACGCATCTACGGTCTCCGGGATGACCTGACACTGTCTGGTACACCACAGGCAGCGATTAAAGGCGCTGATGCTTTGGTTATCTGCACCGAGTGGCGTCAATTCCGTGCGCCCGACTTTGACCAGCTTAGAGAGTTATTGAAAGAGCCTGTAATTTTTGATGGTCGTAACATGTACGAGCCAGAACGAATGAGACAGAAAGGCTTTACATACTACGCTATTGGCCGCTAGTGTGGGCCTTGCTGACTAAGTCGTCTTTCCTCGTTCCCATGCTCTGCGTGGGAATGCATACCGGAACCTGCAGGATATAAAACAATCTGTTTTTGCCCGGAATCAAGAGCGTTTATGGGGGATTCCAATTTGCTAAGAGGTCCGGTATGCATTCCCACGGGGGACCGTGGGAACGAGTCCATTCCTACTCGTTCCCATTTTTAAGGCCCATTGGATCCTGTGTGGGAATGCATACAGGAACCTGCAGGATATAAAACAACCTGTTTTTGCCCGGAATCAAGAGAGTTTAATGAGGGATTCCAATTTGCAAAGAGGTCCGGTATGCATTCCCACGGGGAACCGTGGGAACGAGTCTATGCAAATTATTTCGGGGCAATTCCTAAGCCCACCTTACAGGTAAACCACGATGAAATATCTGGTCACGGGAGCCGCAGGCTTTATTGGCTTCTTTACCACCAAACGTCTCTGTGAAATGGGACATGAAGTGGTTGGAATTGATAATCTCAATGACTATTACGACGTCAGCCTCAAACACGGCCGCCTCAATGAACTGGCTCCGCTGAAAACTTCCGTTTTGTTGAACTCGACCTGGCCGATCGCGAGGGTATTGCGGCACTGTTCAAACAGGAAAAGTTCAACCGGGTGATCCATCTGGCTGCTCAGGCAGGTGTCCGTTACTCCATCGACAACCCAATGGCCTATATCGACAGCAACCTTGTCGGCCATGCCACCATTCTTGAAGGTTGCCGCAACAACGAGGTAGAACACCTTGTCTACGCCTCATCCAGCTCTGTTTATGGCATGAATACCAAAATGCCATTTTCAACGACGGATGCGGTTGACCACCCGGTTTCACTCTACGCTGCGACCAAGAAATCCAATGAGTTGATGTCCCACACCTACTCACATCTCTATGGCATACCGACCACTGGCCTGCGCTTTTTTACAGTGTACGGTCCATGGGGGCGGCCGGACATGGCTTACTTCAAGTTCACCCAGATGGTCAACCGTGGAGAAGCCATCCCCGTCTTTAATGAGGGCAAGCTGAAAAGAGACTTCACCTACATTGATGATATCGTGGAAGGCATCGTGCGCATTCAGGATGTTATTCCGACCAGGTCAGATCATTTTGACAGCACTGACCCAAGCCGCAGTTCAGCACCCTACCGGGTTTACAATATTGGTAATAACCAGCCTGTTGAACTGATGACGTTTATTACAGCACTGGAAAATGCCATTGGTAAACAGGCCGAGAAACAGTATTTACCAATGCAGCCCGGTGACGTTTATGCAACCTATGCCGATGTCAGTGATTTGATGGAAACGGTCGGTTTTAAACCATCGACGTCTATTGAAGCAGGGTTAGAAAAGTTTGCCCGGTGGTACATGAACTGGAAAAAATGAAGCCTTAGGAATAATGAACAGGGTGTATTTCTGAACGGTTCAAACGTGATGCGGCCCGGTCAATCTCATTGATGTCTTTATCCCTGTAGCGGGCATAGTCATTCAGGGCCCGTCGATAGTTTGCTTTAACCTGTTCAGAAGTCAACTCACCCTCGGCCGGTAAATCCAGCAAAGCCCGGTCTGTTCTCTCCTGCTCCTGAGCCAGCTGAACAAGCTTCGTCTGCAACGTCCGCTGTTTGGCGTCTTGCAAATCCCGCTGGGTGACAAAGCGATATAATTGTTCCTGGGCGTGTTTGATAAGACTGACTTCCCGGTTAAAGAGTGCTTTTGGCAGCCCCTGCTGTGCTTTTTCATTGCAACGCGCTTCCGCCGCCTGATAAATTTCATCCTGTGTAACCACCTCTTTATCCTGCTGTATGTTCAGTAACTGTAAGGCGACATTGATATTCTCGGGAGGTGGCATGGGGAAATAATTCGAAGACTCTGTATTCCCAATCAGCCTGTCCCTGACAGGGCGGTTGACAAAATTATCTTTGTGGTAGAGACGGCTTTCATTCATTTCATGATTGGAAAGAAATAAAAAATCCAGAGCTACTTTGGCGCATCCCAGACACCTTAGGCCAAAAGCAATTCCTGCGGCTACGGCTCCCGTGGCCAGTATACTGTAGGGCGACAGCGTAATTAACGACGAGAAAAAACCGAGAAAGCTGCCATAAACCCCACCAACCACCACTCGACTACCAAAGTAAGTCAATTTATTTTCATCACAGCGCTCCCCTTGAAACGGAAGATGCCTCAACCACCGAAAGCTCAGAAAGTCCCCAAGCACGGGCAGTTTCTCTAGCGGGAGCCTGTCCAGCAGTACTGGCAGCCGATCGGTTGGGAACTGATCACTGGAATAATAGCGCAGCACGGCTTCCCCGATCGCTTCACAAGCCATGATAATGATGCCGGTCAGAGCAGATTTAAGAATAAACGGTAATGCCATCATACCAACCATAAAAGTCGCACCAGCCATGGCCCAAACCGCCAGATAGCCTGCCCAGTTGAATGCATCCATAACATGCCACAGGGTCGTTTCCACTGCACAGATGACTCTGCTGACCAGTGTCTTGCACCCCTCAGTAAACAGGAAGGGTTCCTTTTTAAGGTAAGTTTCAGGTGTGCTGACAGGAACTGCAGCCTGTGCAGGTGGATGATGTATCACTAAAGGAGGATCAGTAGCTGCAGGTGGTTGAGTCATGGGTATTTTTGAGAGACGGTTTTCGCTATCCTTTCCACTGCTGTGTGAGCCGTTATATTCTTTTTTTAATGTGCGTCTAACTATAGATCCATTTTTTCTGTTTGCATGGTCTTTCAATCAATAAAAATTGAGTTACCATTTTCCGGTCTCTTTGCATCGCGATAACTAACTGATTATTAAAAAGGCAGAGTGTGACTATGATTGTTATTCGTCCCATACATGAGCAGGAT is a window encoding:
- a CDS encoding UDP-glucose/GDP-mannose dehydrogenase family protein — its product is MKVTVFGIGYVGLVQAAVLAEVGHDVVCVDIDQNKVDNLKRGIIPIYEPGLESIVKENSEAGRLRFTTDAAEGIAHGTLQFIAVGTPPDEDGSADLQYVLAVASTIAEHMEDRKIIVNKSTVPVGTADKVAAKVAEVLQKRGVQLEFSVASNPEFLKEGAAVNDCMRPDRIVVGTDSADLKNNHVIDTMKELYAPFNRNHDRMIFMDVRSAELTKYAANCMLATKISFMNEMAGLADRLGADIEMVRQGIGSDPRIGFHFIYPGCGYGGSCFPKDVQALKRTAEDIDFEPLILRAVEERNAQQKNVLFTKLSTHFNGQLAGRTIALWGLAFKPNTDDMRDAPSRVLMESLWQAGATVQAYDPEAMEEAQRIYGLRDDLTLSGTPQAAIKGADALVICTEWRQFRAPDFDQLRELLKEPVIFDGRNMYEPERMRQKGFTYYAIGR